One window of the Emticicia oligotrophica DSM 17448 genome contains the following:
- a CDS encoding efflux RND transporter periplasmic adaptor subunit produces the protein MKKIFILLIMVFGFYACKTENKKEIINETFVLSDKMLKMTQTATVKQEQLRNELNFYGKITADANKMIEVFPVVGGNVTKVYVELGDYVQKGQLLATIRSTEVAGFEKELDDSKNDLIVAKNNLKVAQELFEGKLNTERDVIEAKSQLDKAQSQLLRIQETYKIYNIKAGAIYEVRSPLSGFVVQKNINQDMLLRSDKSDNIFDIAEIDDVWAMANVNESDISQVKLGINAEVRTLSYNDKVFYGIVDKIYNIIDPETKAMKVRVKLTNKDYLLKPEMRATIKLSYNESAQMLAVPSASVIFDKSKSFVMIFKDRNNIETRQVEVFRQVGDTTYILSGLKEGEVVMTANQLLVYDALND, from the coding sequence ATGAAAAAGATATTCATTTTGCTAATCATGGTTTTTGGGTTTTATGCTTGCAAGACCGAAAACAAAAAAGAAATAATTAACGAAACCTTTGTTTTGAGTGATAAAATGCTCAAAATGACTCAAACCGCCACAGTTAAACAAGAACAACTCCGAAATGAATTAAATTTTTATGGAAAAATTACTGCCGATGCCAATAAAATGATTGAAGTTTTTCCTGTTGTTGGCGGTAATGTAACCAAAGTTTATGTCGAATTAGGCGATTATGTACAAAAAGGGCAACTTTTAGCAACCATCCGAAGCACAGAGGTTGCAGGTTTTGAAAAAGAACTCGACGACTCAAAAAATGACTTAATTGTTGCCAAAAATAATTTAAAAGTAGCCCAAGAACTCTTTGAAGGAAAACTAAACACAGAGCGTGATGTGATTGAAGCCAAAAGCCAACTCGATAAAGCTCAATCTCAATTACTTAGAATACAAGAAACCTACAAGATATATAACATCAAGGCTGGAGCAATCTATGAAGTACGCTCGCCTTTGAGTGGTTTTGTTGTCCAGAAAAACATCAACCAAGATATGCTTTTAAGAAGCGATAAATCTGATAATATTTTTGATATAGCCGAAATAGATGATGTGTGGGCAATGGCAAATGTCAACGAAAGTGATATTAGTCAAGTAAAACTTGGTATTAATGCGGAAGTCAGAACACTAAGCTATAATGATAAAGTTTTCTATGGAATAGTAGATAAAATATATAATATCATAGACCCTGAAACAAAGGCTATGAAGGTGCGAGTAAAACTAACCAATAAAGATTATTTGCTTAAACCCGAAATGCGAGCAACCATCAAATTATCTTATAATGAATCAGCCCAGATGTTGGCAGTACCATCTGCCTCTGTCATATTTGATAAAAGTAAGAGTTTTGTAATGATTTTTAAAGACCGAAACAATATAGAAACCCGTCAAGTAGAAGTTTTTCGTCAAGTAGGCGATACTACCTACATTTTGTCGGGTTTAAAAGAAGGAGAAGTGGTAATGACCGCCAATCAATTATTGGTTTATGATGCTCTAAATGATTAA
- a CDS encoding TolC family protein, whose protein sequence is MNNTKSIVSLLLIILLLSLKSNFGFTQSNYTLQECEELYRKNNFLLLAEQLNIDIAQANTVQAKIWELPYISGEFNAINPQNRRVFDIGSKGQKGIAIEQLVYLGGKKKAEIEFAKSAIPIAQLTLEQLVRTHLVELKQSYYSIYFDNLKLNSLRNKMANIDTLVAAYSGQASKGNVPLKDVVRLQSLSLSLKNQYAEIQKDIFSNQAIIKIITGISNDIVPIFTEQEINELLSKKIIYQLGGLKELAIEKNTELQTINRILVSNDLFYKWQQTFSKPDLTIGASYDQRGGAFLNQANLTVGIPIPLWNRNKGNIVAAASKTLQTQNLKNQKELEIKTNVEKAFKEFQFQQSLFQRMSSESLQNFEIVYNGVIQNFQKQNITLIEFTDIIESYIESIVLLNDVKKQVILNGNNLNYIVNEKIF, encoded by the coding sequence ATGAATAACACTAAGTCAATAGTATCTCTATTATTAATAATTTTATTGTTATCTCTAAAATCAAATTTTGGATTTACTCAAAGTAATTACACATTGCAAGAATGTGAAGAATTATACAGAAAGAATAATTTCCTTCTTCTTGCCGAACAATTAAACATTGACATTGCACAAGCCAATACTGTGCAAGCTAAAATATGGGAGCTTCCTTACATTTCAGGCGAGTTCAATGCCATCAATCCACAGAACAGACGTGTATTTGACATTGGGAGCAAAGGACAAAAAGGCATTGCCATTGAGCAGTTAGTATATCTTGGTGGAAAGAAAAAAGCTGAGATAGAGTTTGCGAAATCAGCAATTCCGATAGCCCAACTAACTTTGGAGCAGTTAGTCAGAACTCATCTTGTGGAGTTAAAACAAAGCTATTATAGTATTTATTTTGACAACCTAAAACTTAATAGCCTCCGTAACAAAATGGCTAATATTGATACGTTGGTTGCGGCATATTCAGGTCAGGCAAGCAAGGGGAACGTCCCTTTGAAAGATGTTGTAAGATTACAGTCGCTCTCGTTAAGTCTCAAAAATCAATATGCAGAGATTCAAAAAGATATTTTTTCAAATCAAGCAATAATAAAAATTATTACTGGTATCAGCAATGATATAGTTCCAATTTTTACAGAGCAAGAAATCAACGAATTGCTATCAAAGAAAATAATTTATCAGTTGGGTGGATTAAAAGAGTTAGCCATCGAAAAAAATACCGAACTTCAAACCATCAATAGAATTTTAGTAAGCAATGACTTATTCTATAAATGGCAACAAACCTTTAGTAAGCCAGACCTAACCATTGGAGCCTCTTATGACCAACGAGGCGGTGCTTTTCTCAACCAAGCAAATTTAACAGTTGGTATTCCTATCCCTCTCTGGAATCGCAATAAAGGGAATATAGTAGCGGCCGCTTCAAAAACTTTACAAACTCAAAATCTCAAAAATCAAAAAGAACTCGAAATAAAGACAAACGTAGAAAAAGCCTTCAAAGAATTTCAGTTTCAACAAAGCCTTTTTCAACGAATGAGTTCAGAGTCGCTCCAAAACTTTGAGATTGTTTATAATGGCGTAATTCAGAATTTTCAGAAACAAAACATTACCCTCATCGAATTTACTGACATCATTGAAAGCTATATTGAAAGTATTGTTTTGCTGAATGATGTTAAGAAGCAGGTCATTCTTAATGGTAATAATCTAAACTATATAGTAAACGAAAAAATATTTTAA
- a CDS encoding sterol desaturase family protein gives MIEFLENLSYIERLFVLLSISLIVWNIEVIYAFKPISDKRKHLFENIKFITLGIPAQLVMGSVLNLSLEFNDKNLFGLIEWFSIKNNWINLIVSFLLLDFFEYIYHIFMHKFRPFWVFHLVHHSEQKLDISTILREHPIETIIRLSFTTLWVLITGVHFWMYVVRQLIQVISNLLAHGNFRLTNNADKIVSLLFVTPNMHHVHHHFKLPHTDSNYGDVLSIWDRLFGTYKKINANHLVFGIDTEMCANKIYDFKTIIMLPFKHLNSKPETINTNE, from the coding sequence ATGATAGAATTTTTAGAGAATCTTTCGTACATAGAAAGACTATTTGTTTTACTTAGTATCTCTCTTATTGTTTGGAATATTGAAGTTATATACGCTTTTAAGCCAATTTCTGACAAAAGGAAACACTTATTCGAGAATATAAAGTTTATTACTTTAGGTATCCCAGCACAGCTTGTTATGGGTAGTGTCTTAAATTTATCATTAGAATTTAATGATAAAAACTTGTTTGGACTTATCGAATGGTTTTCAATTAAAAATAATTGGATAAATCTAATCGTATCCTTTCTCCTACTTGATTTTTTCGAGTATATATACCACATATTTATGCACAAATTCAGACCTTTTTGGGTCTTCCATTTGGTTCATCATTCCGAACAAAAATTAGATATATCTACTATATTACGTGAACACCCGATTGAAACCATCATTCGTCTTAGTTTTACAACACTATGGGTACTCATTACGGGTGTTCACTTTTGGATGTATGTAGTCCGACAGCTTATTCAAGTAATTTCAAACTTACTAGCTCACGGCAATTTTAGATTAACAAACAATGCAGACAAAATAGTTAGTTTGTTGTTTGTAACGCCCAATATGCACCACGTTCATCATCACTTTAAACTACCACACACCGACAGTAATTATGGTGATGTTTTAAGTATTTGGGATAGACTATTTGGCACATACAAAAAAATAAACGCCAATCACTTAGTATTTGGAATTGATACCGAAATGTGTGCAAACAAAATTTATGATTTCAAAACTATTATAATGTTACCATTCAAACACTTAAACAGCAAGCCCGAAACAATCAATACAAATGAATAA
- a CDS encoding sensor histidine kinase: protein MTLKRRLAINVSLAFSLLFGLASTIIYQSFSDFRKDEFKQRLNDKALTTAKLLVEVKEVDKQLLKLIDKNSINKLFNEKALVFDTNFNLIYSSIDDSKITWSLNDLKKLKQEKTFFRREKENEVMGIFYDFEHVEYLILISAEDKYGNSKLAYLLYILITTYIVSVILIWIFTYFLISSLLKPLDEFQGQITNISINNLNIKLPERHQKDEINILTQAFNILLQRIDNAFRSQKEFTSNASHEIRTPLARIAFQVENLIHNYKHSIEVKNFLNNIKNDTYHLSDLINSLLLLSKLDKSDEEKFEKIQIDEVIFSAYDQTLKTFPNLIIDFELAENTENDISLTVQGTKSMLEIVFINIFKNAALYSTNEKIYVTLSQISSNQIEISIMNKGEIITEAEQAKLFTPFMRGENSKTKNGSGLGLTISKRILAYHKATIKYASQGSEINVFKIIFKN, encoded by the coding sequence ATGACACTCAAAAGGCGATTGGCAATAAATGTTTCATTGGCGTTTTCTCTATTATTTGGTTTAGCATCTACCATAATATACCAATCATTTTCAGATTTCAGGAAGGATGAATTCAAACAACGCTTAAATGATAAAGCTCTCACCACTGCCAAATTATTGGTTGAAGTTAAAGAGGTAGATAAACAGTTATTGAAATTGATAGATAAAAATTCAATCAATAAACTGTTTAATGAAAAGGCATTGGTTTTCGACACAAATTTTAATCTTATTTATAGTAGCATTGATGACTCCAAGATAACATGGTCTTTGAATGATTTAAAAAAACTCAAGCAAGAAAAGACTTTTTTTAGGAGAGAAAAAGAAAACGAGGTAATGGGTATATTCTATGATTTTGAGCATGTAGAATACCTAATCCTGATTTCAGCAGAGGATAAATATGGCAATAGCAAATTGGCATATTTGTTATACATTTTGATTACAACGTATATTGTAAGCGTTATACTTATTTGGATTTTCACCTATTTTCTCATAAGCTCGCTTTTAAAGCCTTTGGACGAATTTCAAGGTCAAATCACCAACATCTCAATTAATAATTTAAACATAAAATTACCAGAAAGGCATCAAAAAGATGAAATTAACATACTGACACAAGCATTTAATATACTGCTACAACGTATTGATAATGCCTTTCGTAGCCAAAAAGAATTTACCTCCAACGCTTCACACGAAATACGTACACCGTTGGCGAGAATCGCTTTTCAGGTTGAAAACCTCATTCATAATTACAAACATTCGATTGAGGTTAAAAACTTTCTAAATAATATCAAGAATGACACCTATCATTTATCAGATTTAATCAATTCTTTATTATTGTTATCGAAGTTGGACAAAAGTGATGAAGAAAAATTTGAGAAAATTCAGATTGATGAAGTTATATTTTCTGCCTATGACCAAACGCTCAAGACTTTTCCTAATCTTATAATTGATTTTGAACTTGCAGAAAACACCGAAAATGATATTTCGCTTACAGTTCAGGGTACAAAATCAATGCTCGAAATAGTATTCATTAATATCTTTAAAAATGCTGCATTATATTCAACAAATGAAAAGATTTATGTTACCCTTTCACAAATTTCTTCAAATCAGATAGAAATTAGCATAATGAATAAAGGTGAGATTATCACAGAAGCAGAACAAGCAAAGCTATTTACGCCCTTTATGAGAGGGGAAAATTCAAAAACAAAGAATGGTTCTGGTTTAGGTCTGACTATCTCTAAACGCATATTAGCATATCACAAAGCTACCATAAAGTATGCTTCACAGGGGTCTGAAATCAACGTTTTCAAAATTATTTTTAAAAATTAA
- a CDS encoding response regulator transcription factor, whose product MKILLLEDDAVLSQQILAFLKSKLIDCDAVFDGETFFRQIKKAEYDAFLLDINVPKINGLDVCKEIRLWDFATPIIMLTAYGDIQDKIDAFSMGADDYLVKPFHFDELYIRLLSLRKRSFNSREENEMVVVGDLEIDAANMKVYRQKDLIDLTPREFKLLLLLANAKGKPLTKQTIAEQIWHINFDTNLNTIEVYINFLRKKIDKNYSPKLIHTRPGFGYYLKPE is encoded by the coding sequence ATGAAGATTCTTTTATTAGAAGATGATGCAGTATTATCTCAACAAATTTTGGCATTTCTAAAATCAAAATTGATTGATTGTGATGCCGTTTTTGACGGCGAAACGTTTTTCCGACAAATAAAAAAGGCAGAATACGACGCATTTTTGTTGGATATTAATGTACCGAAAATAAATGGTTTAGATGTTTGTAAAGAAATAAGGCTATGGGATTTTGCAACTCCAATCATCATGCTCACTGCTTATGGAGATATTCAGGATAAAATAGATGCTTTTAGCATGGGGGCAGATGATTATTTAGTAAAACCTTTCCATTTTGATGAATTATACATACGGCTGCTCTCATTACGTAAACGTAGCTTTAATAGTCGTGAAGAAAATGAAATGGTGGTGGTGGGGGATTTAGAGATAGATGCTGCCAATATGAAAGTATATCGACAAAAAGATTTAATTGACCTAACTCCCCGAGAATTCAAACTCTTATTGCTATTGGCAAATGCCAAGGGGAAGCCTCTGACAAAACAAACAATAGCCGAACAAATCTGGCATATAAATTTTGATACAAATCTTAATACAATTGAGGTGTATATCAATTTTCTTAGAAAAAAAATTGACAAAAACTATTCTCCCAAACTTATCCATACACGCCCAGGATTTGGATATTATTTAAAGCCCGAATAA
- a CDS encoding sensor histidine kinase, with translation MSLRNKITFLFIFIVSGILLISFVLIYWLRYTANNEEFYNRLYQKAITTSELLVTVQEVDSKLLKTIDLTNKDILYKENITVYSHENKEIYTSNDTINFTINSKLLNEIRLKKELRYEEKTFKIIGLNYSDKFNNVVVIAGAEDIAGVKRLGSLRKTLIVLYVIILAFVGLIGWLFAGKTLQPINDIIIEIDTIYTQNLDNRIRSYSNDELGKLAHNFNGLLDKIQQAFILQQTFITNFSHELKNPLMKMVAQIEVSLLRKRTTEEYEQTLISVLEDLSNLNLLSDSLLQLSKVNNKPISNLLERVRVDELLFDAREEVVSKNSNYRVLVDFNSVDEEDIEPITFGNPHLLKTAFINLLDNGCKFSNDQITNVIYGQINSEIILKFINKGKGIQKEEVKMIFEPFFRGTNAHSILGYGIGLSIVKKIIIAHQGNIQIETLEDTTTFVIKLPLSNQV, from the coding sequence ATGTCGTTACGAAACAAAATCACTTTTTTATTCATTTTTATTGTATCAGGTATTCTACTTATTTCATTCGTTTTGATTTATTGGCTCAGATACACAGCCAATAATGAAGAGTTTTACAACCGACTTTATCAAAAAGCTATTACTACCTCTGAACTACTTGTAACTGTTCAAGAAGTTGATTCTAAACTGCTCAAGACAATTGACCTAACCAATAAGGATATATTATATAAAGAAAATATTACGGTTTATAGCCATGAGAACAAAGAAATTTACACAAGTAATGATACTATTAATTTCACAATAAATAGTAAACTATTGAATGAAATACGGCTAAAAAAAGAACTCAGATATGAAGAGAAAACATTCAAAATAATAGGACTAAATTACTCCGACAAATTCAACAACGTTGTAGTGATTGCAGGTGCTGAAGATATTGCAGGGGTAAAGCGATTGGGTAGTTTAAGGAAAACCTTAATAGTATTATACGTTATAATATTGGCATTCGTGGGCTTAATAGGGTGGTTATTTGCAGGAAAAACCCTTCAACCAATCAATGACATTATTATTGAAATTGACACCATATACACCCAAAATCTCGATAACAGAATTAGAAGCTATTCAAACGATGAACTGGGTAAATTAGCACATAACTTTAATGGTTTGCTTGATAAAATACAACAAGCATTTATCTTACAGCAAACATTTATTACCAATTTCTCACATGAACTAAAAAATCCGTTGATGAAAATGGTTGCTCAGATTGAAGTAAGTTTATTACGAAAAAGAACCACAGAAGAATACGAACAAACACTTATATCGGTATTAGAAGATTTATCTAACCTAAACTTATTATCAGATTCACTTCTACAACTTTCAAAAGTCAATAATAAACCTATAAGCAATTTACTAGAAAGGGTTCGGGTAGATGAATTATTATTTGATGCCCGTGAAGAAGTTGTCAGTAAGAATTCAAATTATAGAGTTTTGGTAGATTTTAATTCAGTAGATGAAGAAGATATTGAGCCTATTACTTTTGGCAATCCTCATTTACTTAAAACAGCTTTTATCAATTTATTAGATAATGGTTGTAAGTTTTCGAATGACCAAATCACAAATGTAATCTATGGTCAAATCAACAGTGAAATCATATTAAAGTTTATTAATAAAGGAAAAGGAATCCAAAAAGAGGAAGTAAAAATGATTTTCGAGCCTTTTTTCCGTGGTACAAATGCACATAGTATTTTGGGTTATGGGATTGGTCTTTCGATAGTTAAAAAAATCATCATTGCTCATCAAGGTAATATTCAAATTGAGACCTTAGAAGACACAACAACATTTGTTATTAAGTTGCCTTTATCGAATCAGGTTTAA
- a CDS encoding response regulator transcription factor: protein MKLLLIEDEPKTLLALKKGLEECGFDVDTALDGYSGGKLALKNQYDTIITDILMPIQNGYNFIRNVREAGIITPIIMLTALGTLDDKLEAFDLGADDYLVKPFELKELIARIRAVSKRLSILDGVNIKHQTMSFGDLEINLDTKVVMRNNFPINLTAREFNLLECLIKNQGRVMSKEELLDKVWGMDSDVTENVVESFLKLLRKKIDSDKFSTKLIHTVYGMGYVMRKH from the coding sequence ATGAAATTATTACTTATTGAAGATGAACCCAAAACTTTATTGGCACTAAAAAAGGGGTTAGAAGAATGTGGGTTTGATGTTGATACAGCCCTAGATGGTTACTCTGGCGGAAAATTGGCATTGAAAAATCAGTATGATACTATCATAACAGACATTTTAATGCCAATCCAAAATGGGTATAATTTTATACGGAATGTACGTGAGGCTGGTATAATTACACCAATAATAATGCTCACAGCTCTTGGTACACTTGATGATAAATTAGAAGCCTTTGATTTAGGTGCAGATGATTACTTAGTAAAACCGTTTGAATTAAAGGAATTAATAGCCCGAATTAGAGCCGTATCTAAAAGATTATCCATATTAGATGGCGTAAATATCAAGCATCAGACCATGAGTTTTGGTGATTTAGAAATAAATCTCGATACAAAAGTTGTTATGCGAAACAATTTTCCAATCAATCTAACAGCACGAGAATTTAACCTCTTGGAGTGTCTTATAAAAAATCAAGGCAGGGTAATGTCAAAAGAAGAACTATTAGATAAAGTATGGGGAATGGATAGTGATGTAACAGAAAATGTAGTTGAAAGCTTTTTAAAATTACTGAGAAAAAAAATCGATTCTGATAAGTTTTCAACCAAACTAATTCATACTGTTTATGGAATGGGGTATGTTATGAGAAAACATTAA
- a CDS encoding voltage-gated chloride channel family protein yields MQTIKSLLSRPLEQKSYLIFTLKWLFISAIVGSLVGSASAFFLWSLDYVTHWRENNFWIIAFLPLGGFIVGAAYHYLGSDVVKGNNQLLEEFHSPKEIIPFKMAPLVFFATIITHLVGGSAGREGTAVQMGGAIADQFTKWFKFDTSDRKILIVMGISAGFASVFGTPLAGTIFALEVLIIGRMRYEALLPSLFAAIIANYVCLAWQITHTHYQIPFVPTISSVNLLWAVFSGIMFGITAILFSKSTHFWADLFKSKIAYPPLRPVIGGIILAIVIWAMATTKYIGLGVPTIVASFSESLQSYDFLLKILFTSFTLGAGFKGGEVTPLFFIGAALGNALVWFVPLPLPLLAGMGFVGVFAGASNTPIACTIMGIELFGAEAGVYLSVSSIVSYLFSGHTGIYTSQIVGSPKHQNFDNIKGKKLNNL; encoded by the coding sequence ATGCAGACAATCAAATCTCTTCTTTCTCGACCCCTCGAACAAAAATCCTATTTAATTTTTACGCTCAAATGGCTATTCATTAGTGCTATTGTCGGTTCTTTGGTGGGTAGTGCTTCGGCATTTTTTCTTTGGTCGCTCGATTACGTTACCCATTGGCGTGAAAATAACTTTTGGATAATAGCATTTCTCCCTTTGGGTGGATTTATTGTTGGTGCAGCCTATCATTATCTGGGTAGCGATGTAGTAAAAGGTAATAATCAACTCTTGGAAGAATTTCATAGCCCGAAGGAAATCATACCTTTCAAAATGGCACCGTTGGTATTCTTTGCCACCATCATTACGCATTTGGTTGGCGGCTCTGCTGGGCGAGAAGGAACAGCCGTACAAATGGGAGGAGCTATTGCCGACCAGTTTACGAAGTGGTTTAAGTTCGATACCAGTGACCGTAAAATACTTATTGTTATGGGTATCAGTGCAGGCTTTGCTTCGGTTTTTGGTACACCACTGGCAGGAACCATATTTGCTCTCGAAGTGCTAATAATCGGTAGAATGAGGTACGAAGCTCTACTTCCAAGTTTATTTGCAGCTATCATCGCAAACTATGTGTGCTTGGCGTGGCAAATTACTCACACCCATTATCAAATCCCTTTTGTTCCTACTATTTCATCTGTCAATCTACTTTGGGCTGTTTTTTCAGGAATCATGTTTGGAATTACTGCTATACTTTTTTCAAAATCTACTCATTTCTGGGCTGATTTGTTTAAGTCTAAAATTGCATACCCTCCATTAAGACCAGTAATTGGTGGTATCATATTGGCAATAGTAATTTGGGCTATGGCTACTACCAAATATATAGGATTGGGAGTTCCGACAATCGTTGCTTCGTTTTCTGAAAGCCTCCAAAGCTATGATTTTCTACTAAAAATTCTTTTCACTTCCTTTACACTTGGTGCAGGCTTTAAAGGTGGTGAAGTTACTCCATTATTTTTCATTGGTGCTGCACTGGGCAATGCCTTAGTTTGGTTTGTGCCTTTGCCCCTACCACTCTTAGCTGGTATGGGTTTCGTTGGGGTTTTTGCAGGAGCATCCAATACACCAATTGCTTGTACAATCATGGGCATCGAACTTTTTGGTGCAGAAGCTGGTGTTTATTTGTCGGTGTCGAGTATTGTTTCCTACCTATTTTCAGGGCATACGGGTATCTATACCTCTCAAATTGTAGGTAGCCCTAAACATCAGAATTTTGATAACATCAAAGGAAAAAAACTTAACAATCTATAA